In Mycolicibacterium phocaicum, one DNA window encodes the following:
- a CDS encoding TetR/AcrR family transcriptional regulator has translation MAGGTKRLPRAVREQQMLDAAVQMFSVNGYHETSMDAIAAQAEISKPMLYLYYGSKEELFAACLDRELTRFVDTVRADINFAQSPRDLLRNAVLSFMTYIDRNRASWIVLYTQATSSQAFAHTVREGREKIIDLVARLLSAGTRNPEPDSDFEMMAVALVGAGEAIASRVSAGDTDVNDATELMINLFWRGLKGKRAES, from the coding sequence ATGGCAGGTGGAACCAAGCGGCTGCCGCGGGCCGTCCGCGAACAGCAGATGCTCGACGCCGCCGTGCAGATGTTCTCGGTGAACGGCTATCACGAGACCTCGATGGACGCGATCGCCGCGCAGGCCGAGATCTCGAAACCGATGCTGTACCTCTACTACGGCTCGAAGGAAGAGCTGTTCGCGGCGTGCCTGGACCGCGAGCTCACGCGGTTCGTCGACACCGTCCGGGCCGACATCAACTTCGCCCAGAGCCCGCGTGACCTGCTGCGCAACGCGGTGCTGTCGTTCATGACGTACATCGACCGCAACCGGGCATCGTGGATCGTGCTCTACACACAGGCCACCAGCTCGCAGGCGTTCGCCCACACCGTGCGCGAGGGCCGCGAGAAGATCATCGACCTGGTGGCGCGGCTGCTCAGCGCCGGTACCCGAAACCCGGAGCCCGACAGCGACTTCGAGATGATGGCCGTGGCCCTGGTGGGTGCCGGTGAGGCCATCGCGTCCCGCGTCAGCGCCGGCGACACCGACGTCAACGATGCCACCGAGCTGATGATCAACCTCTTCTGGCGTGGCCTGAAGGGTAAGCGCGCCGAGTCGTAG
- a CDS encoding glycoside hydrolase family 3 N-terminal domain-containing protein, whose translation MSLTRTLGALALVSGLVAGCSSSSDKPAASSTTSAASSTASSSKPMDAPAPTAPPCDPHALLSTLTLRQKLAQLLMVGVKDAADARAAVTQQQVGGIFIGSWTDLSMLSDGSIPALQAASGALPLAVSIDEEGGRVSRLKKLIGPQESARVLAATKTPAEVQAIAKDRGLQMKDKFGITVDFAPDADVTEEPDDEVIGDRSFGADPQKVTEYAGAYAAGLREAGLVPVLKHFPGHGHGSGDSHTGGVKTPPLEALKDNDLVPYRTLTTQEPVAVMVGHLQVPGLTLGDDPASLSKPAYDLLRSGEYGGPPFDGVVFTDDLTGMAAITQHFGVADAALKALQAGADVALWITTDGISDVLDKLEAAAKAGQLDQAQIDKSVLRVAAMKGPGAKCVK comes from the coding sequence ATGTCCCTCACCCGAACCCTCGGCGCGCTCGCACTGGTGTCCGGATTGGTCGCCGGTTGCTCGTCGTCCTCCGACAAGCCGGCCGCATCCAGCACGACCAGCGCGGCCTCGAGCACCGCGTCGTCGAGCAAGCCGATGGACGCGCCCGCACCGACCGCCCCGCCGTGCGATCCGCACGCGCTGCTCAGCACCCTCACGCTGCGGCAGAAGCTGGCGCAGCTGCTGATGGTCGGCGTCAAGGACGCCGCCGATGCCCGTGCCGCGGTGACGCAGCAGCAGGTCGGCGGCATCTTCATCGGTAGCTGGACGGACCTGTCGATGCTGTCGGACGGTTCGATCCCCGCGCTGCAGGCCGCATCTGGCGCGCTGCCGCTGGCGGTCAGCATCGACGAGGAGGGCGGCCGGGTGTCCCGGCTGAAGAAGCTGATCGGCCCGCAGGAGTCGGCGCGCGTGCTCGCCGCGACCAAGACCCCCGCCGAGGTGCAGGCCATCGCCAAGGACCGCGGGCTGCAGATGAAGGACAAGTTCGGCATCACCGTCGACTTCGCGCCCGACGCCGACGTCACCGAAGAACCCGACGACGAGGTCATCGGCGACCGTTCCTTCGGCGCGGACCCGCAGAAGGTGACCGAGTACGCCGGCGCCTACGCCGCGGGCCTGCGCGAGGCGGGGCTGGTTCCGGTGCTCAAGCACTTCCCGGGGCACGGGCACGGCTCGGGCGACTCGCACACCGGTGGCGTGAAGACGCCGCCGCTGGAGGCGCTGAAGGACAACGACCTGGTGCCGTACCGGACGCTGACGACGCAGGAGCCCGTCGCCGTCATGGTCGGTCACCTGCAGGTGCCGGGCCTGACGCTCGGGGACGACCCGGCGAGCCTGAGCAAGCCGGCCTACGACCTGCTGCGCAGCGGTGAGTACGGCGGCCCGCCGTTCGACGGTGTGGTGTTCACCGACGATCTGACCGGCATGGCCGCCATCACCCAGCACTTCGGCGTGGCCGACGCGGCGCTCAAGGCACTGCAGGCCGGCGCCGACGTCGCCCTGTGGATCACGACCGACGGCATCTCCGACGTGCTGGACAAGCTGGAGGCGGCCGCGAAGGCCGGGCAGCTGGACCAGGCGCAGATCGACAAGTCGGTGCTGCGGGTGGCGGCCATGAAGGGGCCGGGCGCGAAATGCGTGAAGTGA
- a CDS encoding DUF2613 domain-containing protein: protein MDRFLVPAGASIVVGLLLGAAAVFGTTLMLEQDTKPTLQSGDPASSVLNRVEYGNRS from the coding sequence ATGGACCGCTTCCTCGTGCCCGCCGGAGCCAGCATCGTGGTCGGTCTGTTGCTCGGCGCCGCAGCGGTCTTCGGCACCACGCTGATGCTGGAGCAGGACACCAAGCCGACGCTGCAATCGGGCGATCCAGCGTCATCGGTGCTCAACCGGGTCGAATACGGCAACCGCAGCTGA